The genome window CGCGTTTTCTGCCGAAGTCATCAAGGTCGGTGCAACCCCGGAGCCGCATGCTTCTATCTTGAACCTGGTAAAAGAGGACCTCGCCAAGGCGGGATACGAACTCAAGGTGGTTGAGTTTACCGACTACGTTACACCGAACGAGGCTTTGGAATCGGGCGAACTGGACGCGAATTATTTCCAGCACTTGCCTTATCTCGAAAGTTTCAATAAGGAAAAGGGGACGCACCTTGTGAATGCGGGCGGTATCCATGTGGAACCTTTCGCGCTTTATCCGTCGAAGGATTCCAAAAAGAAGGTGAAGTCTCTTAAGGATCTGAAGAAGGGTGGCACGATTGCGATTCCGAGCGACCCCACCAACGAAGGCCGCGCCTTGCTTTTGCTGCAGTCTGCGGGACTTATCAAGCTTGACCCCAAGGCGGGTATCACGGCGACTCCCATCGACATTGTCGATAACCCGAAAAAGCTGAAGTTCAAGGAATTGGAGGCGGCTTCGCTCCCGCGCATTTTGCAGGATGTCGATGCGGCGGCCATCAACGGCAATTACGCGATTCCGGCGGGGCTTAACGCTTCGACTCACGGCCTGTTTGTCGAAAATGCGAGCTCGCCTTATGTGAATGTGGTTGCCGTCAAGGCGGGTAACGAAAAGTCCGCAAAGATTCAGGCCTTGGTGAATGCGCTCAAGAGCGAAAAGGTCAAGAACTGGATCAAGGGCAAGTACCCCAAGGGCGAAGTGGTTCCCGTTTTTTAGGTTGCGCGATGCAGCTTAAGCTCGAACATCTGAATAAGACATATACGACAAAACGCGCAAGCGTCACGGCAGTCAAGGATATTTCCCTTGACTTTCCTGATAATGCGATTATCGGCATTATCGGCAAGAGC of Fibrobacter sp. UWH4 contains these proteins:
- a CDS encoding MetQ/NlpA family ABC transporter substrate-binding protein; this encodes MNIVKISKVILSVAIAAAAAFSAEVIKVGATPEPHASILNLVKEDLAKAGYELKVVEFTDYVTPNEALESGELDANYFQHLPYLESFNKEKGTHLVNAGGIHVEPFALYPSKDSKKKVKSLKDLKKGGTIAIPSDPTNEGRALLLLQSAGLIKLDPKAGITATPIDIVDNPKKLKFKELEAASLPRILQDVDAAAINGNYAIPAGLNASTHGLFVENASSPYVNVVAVKAGNEKSAKIQALVNALKSEKVKNWIKGKYPKGEVVPVF